The nucleotide sequence AACAAGCTGATTTGCAGCTAAAATATTTATATAATTTTTTTTGCGTTTTCAGAGACCACCCTAAAAACTCCAGAAAAAATAAACATTGAGCTATGAGAAGAAATTCCAAACCAATCCAAATCGTATCACAAAATCCCTGTAAGGATAATTGGGAGCGGCATAAAAATTATTGCCAGAAAAAGAAGAGTTAAAATGTTCTGCCTTTAAGAATATCCTTGTTTGCTGCACTCGGGCATTAATAAAAAAGTCCAGCATAGGAAAACCTCCCAATTCCTCCTGGTTCTGGGAATAGAATTCTCCCAATACCGGATTATAGGCATCTGCATTATAGGATGTAAAATATTTGAGGGTCACCCCTGTTTGGAAGTATAGGGCCTTTTTAAACCCGAAGTTGGAATAATACAAGGTGTTTCTTGTAACTACTTCCGGCACGTTTAAAACACTATTGCTCTGGGAAACATTTTGATACATTACCGTATTGTTCAGCGCAAACCCCTTCCATTTAAATTCCTTTTCATATTTGACCTTAATAATATTAATGGTACTTCCCTCCTGAAAGGGTTTAATAAACGCCTGTTCCTCTCCTTCAGCCACAGTTTGGGACGGATCCGAAGCAAAGTAGGTGTAATTGTCCAAAGAAGTATATTTAGCCATTAAATCGCCAAAAACCTTGGATTCCAGATCAAATTGAAAACCGTTGTTGTTTATCTTATTAAAATCCCCAGTATGTTGCCAATTGTAATTACTGTAATCACTCTGATATAACAGAACATTAAAATTGGGCATATGCGAAGACGAGTGTATAGAAAATTTAAACTTGTTGTTCTCATTAATGTCATAACTGGCAAAGGCATCCAATAAATTTCCGGACAGATCCCCTGAGATATTGGCCTGGGCCGAACCATTCAACCGAAAACCACCAATCTTCTTTACATATTTGGCCCCGGCAGCGATTTCATCACCCTTTAACTGGCTTTGGATAAGCTGGGTAGGTGTTTGCAATACCGAATTAAAAAAATAATTGTACCCATAATGATTAACAAACCCTGTCAATTCCCCTAATGTCTTATTGGAGAATTGGGCATAGACCTGATTATAGGTAGTTTTTAAACTGGCCTTATCCGATATACCGGAGTCATAGGCCTCTCCAAAATAATCGTTTTGGGCGGTTTGTTTATATTGATAGTATTTGGTCTCATAACTAAACTCATGCCCAAGCGCCAAAGAAGTTGTCCTGATCTTACCCGAATCCTTTTTACTGCCAAACAAAATGTATTGATGATCCAAATAATACCTCTTTCCCAATAGCCGGTTGCTGGCATCTGTAAAAAGTACATCCAACCTGGAACGGTCGCTAAAATCGGAGTCCCCGGATTCAAACTGCAATTCCTTATTGGACAATCCCCCATTTTCCTCAAACAAGGAGTTTTGGGCCGCCCCATGCGCTCTAAAATTGTAGCGCTTATCCTTGGATTCATAATTGGCCGTCATCTTGAAATTCCCGGACTCGGCCTCACTATACTGATATTTGCCCAAGGACCTAAAACCTTTAAATGCTATAGAAAAATTTAATCTTGGTGAGGTATTAAAAGCCAATAAGGCATCCAGTAGCTGTCCTTGTTCAAAAGTGGTCTTGAACATTAGGTCGCTCATAGGGGTCGCCACATTGTAATAATCAATATCCCTAACTTCCATATAGTTATAATGCTTCGCACTGGCACCCAACTTGGGATAGGTATCCTTTACATCAAAATCAACTCCCAATTTATTATAAGGCTGCCCTACGTTGGCAAATGGCATCAGCTCAAAATCGTCCCTCCGCAAAAAATTGTACTTATATTCCTTCTGTATGGAGATCGTAGTATCAAGAAAAGTAGTATCCCTTTCGTAACTTATAATCTTGTAATCCCTAATGGTCACCTCCTGACTCTTATCTTCCCCATTTTTTTTAGGTGGAAGATTTCTGACTCTACGGTCCATTCCGGCCTCCTCGTTCCTTGAGGGGGGAATAGAATCTTCTTGTGCACTAATGGCCTGACCAAAAAACACTATTAAAAGTGTCAACAAATATCTCATGCTACAAACTTACGTCGACAAAGTTAATTTTTTTGTCCTTAATGAAATGTGAAAGTTTGTTTTAACTCATTAAAGTATCAATTTCGATCCATTACATTAATGAAAACAATTGAAGTAATTATCTTCGCCAAAAACATTCAATATCATTATGGAACAATTTTGCCATTCTTACTTTGAAGCCGGAACGGATGAAGCCGGTCGTGGTTGTTTGGCAGGACCTGTAACCGCTGCGGCCGTTATTCTGCCTAAAGATTTTACGAATGACATCATTAACGACTCAAAAATTCTGTCTGCTACAAAAAGGGATATATTGAGGCCAATTATTGAAACAAATGCCTCCAGCTTTGGAATTGCCCATATATTTCCAGATGAAATTGACAAAATCAATATTTTGAACGCGTCTTTTCTCGCAATGCACAAAGCCCTAGATCAATTGGAGACCAAGCCCGAATTTATCATTGTGGATGGGAACAGGTTTACCCCCTACCACAACATCCCCCATGCCTGCATTGTAAAAGGGGACGGCAAATACCTCAGCATTGCCGCTGCATCCATCCTGGCCAAAACCTTCAGGGATGCCTACATGGAGAAAATTCATTTGGAATACCCCATGTACAATTGGTTAAAAAACAAAGGCTACCCCACCAAGGAACACAGAGAGGCCATACGTAAGTACGGTATCACCAAATATCATCGAAAAACTTTTAGACAATTACCAGATCAATTAAAACTGGACGTTTAAAAATCCTAAATTTGTTCAAAGCTTTATTTATGAAATTCAAATTACTTACTGTACTCTTTATACTCTTGATCGCATGCACAGAACAAAGCACTAAGACCTCACCAATACTCTACTACGTTCCCCATAACAGTGCCATTATTATTAAATTAAACGACAAGCCCTCTTTTTCCAGTGAACTGGAGAACAGTGACCTTCTCAAGACCTTATCCCTTACACCCCCCTATACCTCCATACTGGAAAAACTAGAATCCTTAAAATATATCCAGCCCAATGGAGAGAGTATTCTGGCCTTCGTGGAATTGGGAAAGGCAAATTTTGAACTGCTATTAATTGCCCAAAACAGTGATGATCTTTTTCAAATTGAGGATGGCAAGAATAAAGTGGTTGAAAACATAAGTTATGAAGGGAAAAACTTTGACAGCTACACCGTGGACGGGGCCAATTTCTTTTCCACGGTTTTGGAAGACAAAATAATTGTAAGCTCCGCGCAGATGCTGATCGAAAACATTCTTCGCAATGAAAGGGACTTAACAGCTGACGAATCCTTGAATAAATTGTATCAAATCGCCAATAATCAGAGTAGTGCCAATATATTTATAAACACCAATAAAAGTAATCCCTTGCTTAACCACATTTTGTCCGATGGGCATAAAGTGGATATATCCAAGTTTACGGACTGGGTATCCCTGGATTTTAACACCAATAAGGACCACCTAAAACTAAATGGCATTAGCATGGCCAACGATTCTATTATCAATTACAGCAATCTTTTTAAAAACAGTCATGCCCTAACTCCCAAGACGCCCGCTCTGGCCCCAATGGCCTCCGATGCCATTATGGCCTTTACTTTTGACAATTACGAAAACTTTGCCCTAAACCAAAAAAGATATTTGGACAGATCCATTGTTATAGATACCACCTTTAATGCTGTGGAAGAAATTGGATTTGTATACATGAACAAGGAGAAAGCGGTTATTCTGCATACCTACGGTTCCGAGAATATCCTGAACTACCTGGATAAGTTGGAAAAAACTTCGGAAGAATACCAAGGTAATGAAATTGTTGGGCTCTCCAAGTCGGATTTTCTTAATCATTATTTCAACCCACTAATACAGGATTTTGAGGCCAATTATTATACCATCATAGAAAATGCGTTTGTTTTCTCCCCGAATCCGGAGACCTTAAAGACCTTCATTGGAAATTTTAAAAATGTTTCCACTTTTGAAAAAACATCGGTTTACAAAACAGCAAAAGAACAGTTGGCAGACGAATCGTCCATGCTTTTTGTATCCAATGCAGATGGTATTGAATATTTTTTGGATCAATACACGGACAAGGGCATTTCCAAAAACGTTAAAATCAAAGAACTATCCCAGTATTCCTTTGCCGCGCAAATGGTTGCGGATGACAATTTTCATCACACCAACATACTTTTCCAAAAAATTGCCCACGAAACTACATTGAACAAAACCATTCCCTATTTCACCCTGCAGCTGGATACAGAAATAGTGACACCACCTCAATTTGTAAAAAACCACAGGACAAATAAGGACGAAATTATAGTCCAGGACCAAGACAACAACCTCTATCTAATTTCTACGGACGGCAAGGTAATTTGGAAAAAACAATTAAGCGGTAGAATACAAGGACGTGTAGAGCAAGTAGACCTTTACAAAAATGGAAGACTGCAATTGGCCTTCACTACGGATAATCAGTTTATGATTGTAGATAGAAATGGTAAGGACGTGCCTCCCTTTACCTTCTCATACGAAGGTGGCAATTTAAACCCCTTGGCCGTATTTGATTACGACCGCAAAAAAGATTACCGGTTTTTGGTCACCCAGGGAACAAAACTATTTTTGTACAATAGCGCGGGCCAGATTGTAAAAGGCTTTAAGTACACTAAGGCAGCAAACCCCATACTGGGGACACCCAAGCATTTAAGGGTAGGAAAAAAGGATTATTTGGTCATGAAACAGGAAGGTGGAGAATTGAAAATATTATCCAGGACCGGTGACACACGGGTGAATGTATCCAATAAAATAAATTTTTCAGACAATGAGGTTCTTCTGCATAAAAACAAGTTTACGGTTACCGACACCAAAGGCCATCTTTTCCAAATAGATGAAAAAGGAAAAACAACCACAGCCAATCTAAACCTACTCCCAGACCATGGTTTGGATGCCACAAGTAACACCTTGGCGATTATGAACGACAATGTACTGACCATAAGGAGCAAAAAAGTGGAATTGGATCTTGGGGTATATTCCAAACCGAGGATTTTCTATTTGAACGACAAGATATACATCAGTGTTACTGATATTCAGAACCAAAAGATTTATCTTTTCGACAGTCAGGCAGAAGCCGTTTCCAATTTTCCTGTACCCGGGAATTCCAGTATTGATCTCATTGATATGGACAACGACCATAAGCTGGAACTTGTAGCAAAGGACCAGGACAACTCCATCATCGTATACAAAATAAATTAGGAAAAATAAGGAAGCAATATCTCAACCATAATCCTGGATTAAGTAAGCTTTTTCGATTTTTTCGATAGGAAAAATATTCTTTTAATTTCTCATTAATCTTACATTTTAGGGCTTCACTATCCCCTGCCGTATCTCTTTTCTTGCAAACTTTTTTAATGTAAATGTTAACCATTGGTTTTAACGCACCATTAATACATAAAAACAGGCAAGATATACACCTCTGAAGGCACAAGCCTTAAATTTTGTTAATTTTAGTTAATATACTGACCTAAAGTTGATTGAGGTAAAAAACACTGCGAGAACATTAAAATTAAAGATTATGAATCCTTTCAAAATATTCCCCAGAGCAATTCCCGCTTTTCTATTGCTATTCTTCTTTTCCACCGCCCTTCAAGGACAAATATTGAAAAAACTGGGAAAGCGGGCAGAAAGGGCTGTAGAACGGACTGTAGAAAACAGGGTAGACAGGGAAGCCTCAAAAAAGACAGATGAAGTATTGGACAGCATCTTGGAGCCCGGCAGCAAGGGTCCTTCCACCAACCCTCAGGTTGAGAACCCACTACCTCCAGCTGGACAGGAAAATCCGGGAGGTAATATTGGCAATAGTAAAGATATGCCCTCTACGGGTGGCGTAAAAACCATTGAGGTATACAGTAAGTTTGACTATGTACCCGGTGACAAACCTCTGTTTTATGATGATTTCTCGAATGAGTTCATTGGAGATTTTCCTTCCAAATGGAATACCAACGGTGGCGGGGAAGTTGTATCCATAAATGACTCCAGTGAAAAGTGGTTAGAATTGATTTCTGGATACAACATTTATTTTATTCCAGACATACCAAATCTACCTGAGGAATACACCATTGAATTTGATGTAATGGCCCTTGGATTGGACAACAAGACTTCTTCTACGGCATTTCTTAGAGTAGCACTAAGTGATGACGACAAATTTAAGGACGGTGCCAATTTCGTACATGCCCATATCCCTTTTTGCTTATATTCCCCAATAGGCATCACCATGGCCAATCACATTAATAACAAAAGGGAAATATACAGTGTAGTCAAGGCCGATCTAAGAGATGAGATTGTGGACAGACCACATATTTCCGTCGCCGTGAATAAGCAGCGGTTTCGATTATGGGTCAACGAAGAAAAACATATCGATATCCCTAGGATGGTTCCTCAAGGAGCTATATTGAAATCTTTAAAATTTCATATGAACAATTTTAAGGATGGAAAGGAACGTATTTTTATCTCCAATTTGAAAGTTGCAGAAGGAGGGGTAGACCTTAGACGGAAATTGATTTCCGAGGGGGAAGTCTCCACCAATGGTATTTTGTTCGATTCAGGATCGGCCAACATCCAACCACAATCCATGGGAATCATTCGACAAATTTCTCAAGTTTTACAGGAAGAAAACGGAATGAACCTAATGATCATTGGACATACAGACGCCGATGGCCCAGAAGATACCAATTTAAGCCTGTCCCAAAAGCGAGCTGCAGCAGTGAAAAACGCCTTGGTTAGCGTTTATGGTATTTCAGACAGCCGTTTGCAAACCCAAGGCAAGGGAGAAAACGAACCCATAGGGGACAATAATACTCCCGACGGCAAAGCCCAAAACAGGCGTGTAGTTTTCAAAAAAATATAACGTTAAACATATCCATCTTAAATAAAAAATATGAGAACACTTATCCTAATTTATAGCCTTTTCCTTGTTTCCTCAACAGCATTGTCCCAGAACTGTAGTAAATACTACCCAATGGAAGAAGGTACAAGTTTTCAATATACCATGACCAACAAAAAAGGAAAGACAGAAGGAATAACCGACTACTCCATTACAAATGTTGAAAATTCAGGTGGCGTTACTACCGCCACAATGAATATGAAGTTTACCGATGAAAAAGGAAAGGAAATATTTGTATCCGATTACAAGCTTAACTGTACAGGGGATGTAGTCAAGATAGACTACAATTCACTGGTACCGGCACAAATGATGAAACAATATACGGATATGGGGATGGAAATGGAGATTAGTGGAACAGACATAGAGTTGCCCAACGACCTTAGTGTCGGACAGGGCTTAGACGACGCCAATGTAGCCATGTCCATCAAAATGACTGGCATGAACATGAATATTAAAGTGGACCAGCTAAATAGGATAGTGGAAAAAAAAGAAAGTGTCAACACGCCAGCAGGAACCTATGAGTGTTACGTGATAACCCAGGACAATGTTTCTGAGACCATGGGCGTAAAACAAACAATGCAATCCAAGTTATGGCTTGCAGAAGGAGTAGGAATGGTAAAGCAGGAAACCTACAATAAAAAAGGTGATCTTACCACCCAAATGCTTCTCACCAAGTTCAATAACTAAATTGGTAGAATTTAAGAAAAACAAAAAACCGAGGCTTACACCTCGGTTTTTTGTTTTATAATTTCTGCTTCAAAAAGCGTTTCAAAATGCTTCAGCAGCTTTTGTTTCACCTCGTTCATATCCACTTCCTTTTTACCTAGCTCTACATTCAACGAAGTTACCGCTTTGCCTTTGATCCCACAGGGAATCATCAGATCAAAATAGCCCAGATCGGCATTTACGTTCAAGGCAAAACCATGCATGGTAACCCACCTACTGGCTCGTACGCCCATGGCACAGATCTTTCTGGCGAATGGGGTACCTACGTCCAACCAAACTCCGGTTTCCCCGTTGGATCGCTCTGCGTTTAGCCCGTAGTCGGCCAAGGTAAGAATCACCATCTCTTCCAAAAACCTGAGGTATTTATGAATGTCTGTAAAGAAATTATCAAGATCAAGAATAGGGTAGCCCACAATCTGTCCAGGCCCGTGATAGGTGATGTCCCCACCCCTGTTTATTTTGTAGAATTTTGCGCCTTTTTCGGTAAGTACGTTTTCATCTACCAATAGGTTATCCATATCCCCGCTTTTACCCAAAGTATATACATGCGGATGCTCTACAAACAAAAAATGATTGGGCGTTTCCAGCTGGGAGCCCTCCCTCCTATTCTTAATTTTTAAGTCCAAAATAGACTGGAACAATTCTTCCTGGTAATCC is from Arenibacter algicola and encodes:
- a CDS encoding putative porin, giving the protein MRYLLTLLIVFFGQAISAQEDSIPPSRNEEAGMDRRVRNLPPKKNGEDKSQEVTIRDYKIISYERDTTFLDTTISIQKEYKYNFLRRDDFELMPFANVGQPYNKLGVDFDVKDTYPKLGASAKHYNYMEVRDIDYYNVATPMSDLMFKTTFEQGQLLDALLAFNTSPRLNFSIAFKGFRSLGKYQYSEAESGNFKMTANYESKDKRYNFRAHGAAQNSLFEENGGLSNKELQFESGDSDFSDRSRLDVLFTDASNRLLGKRYYLDHQYILFGSKKDSGKIRTTSLALGHEFSYETKYYQYKQTAQNDYFGEAYDSGISDKASLKTTYNQVYAQFSNKTLGELTGFVNHYGYNYFFNSVLQTPTQLIQSQLKGDEIAAGAKYVKKIGGFRLNGSAQANISGDLSGNLLDAFASYDINENNKFKFSIHSSSHMPNFNVLLYQSDYSNYNWQHTGDFNKINNNGFQFDLESKVFGDLMAKYTSLDNYTYFASDPSQTVAEGEEQAFIKPFQEGSTINIIKVKYEKEFKWKGFALNNTVMYQNVSQSNSVLNVPEVVTRNTLYYSNFGFKKALYFQTGVTLKYFTSYNADAYNPVLGEFYSQNQEELGGFPMLDFFINARVQQTRIFLKAEHFNSSFSGNNFYAAPNYPYRDFVIRFGLVWNFFS
- a CDS encoding ribonuclease HII, with protein sequence MEQFCHSYFEAGTDEAGRGCLAGPVTAAAVILPKDFTNDIINDSKILSATKRDILRPIIETNASSFGIAHIFPDEIDKINILNASFLAMHKALDQLETKPEFIIVDGNRFTPYHNIPHACIVKGDGKYLSIAAASILAKTFRDAYMEKIHLEYPMYNWLKNKGYPTKEHREAIRKYGITKYHRKTFRQLPDQLKLDV
- a CDS encoding OmpA family protein, with product MNPFKIFPRAIPAFLLLFFFSTALQGQILKKLGKRAERAVERTVENRVDREASKKTDEVLDSILEPGSKGPSTNPQVENPLPPAGQENPGGNIGNSKDMPSTGGVKTIEVYSKFDYVPGDKPLFYDDFSNEFIGDFPSKWNTNGGGEVVSINDSSEKWLELISGYNIYFIPDIPNLPEEYTIEFDVMALGLDNKTSSTAFLRVALSDDDKFKDGANFVHAHIPFCLYSPIGITMANHINNKREIYSVVKADLRDEIVDRPHISVAVNKQRFRLWVNEEKHIDIPRMVPQGAILKSLKFHMNNFKDGKERIFISNLKVAEGGVDLRRKLISEGEVSTNGILFDSGSANIQPQSMGIIRQISQVLQEENGMNLMIIGHTDADGPEDTNLSLSQKRAAAVKNALVSVYGISDSRLQTQGKGENEPIGDNNTPDGKAQNRRVVFKKI
- a CDS encoding TapB family protein, producing MRTLILIYSLFLVSSTALSQNCSKYYPMEEGTSFQYTMTNKKGKTEGITDYSITNVENSGGVTTATMNMKFTDEKGKEIFVSDYKLNCTGDVVKIDYNSLVPAQMMKQYTDMGMEMEISGTDIELPNDLSVGQGLDDANVAMSIKMTGMNMNIKVDQLNRIVEKKESVNTPAGTYECYVITQDNVSETMGVKQTMQSKLWLAEGVGMVKQETYNKKGDLTTQMLLTKFNN
- the lipB gene encoding lipoyl(octanoyl) transferase LipB; this translates as MNKSILLEDLGHKDYKETWDYQEELFQSILDLKIKNRREGSQLETPNHFLFVEHPHVYTLGKSGDMDNLLVDENVLTEKGAKFYKINRGGDITYHGPGQIVGYPILDLDNFFTDIHKYLRFLEEMVILTLADYGLNAERSNGETGVWLDVGTPFARKICAMGVRASRWVTMHGFALNVNADLGYFDLMIPCGIKGKAVTSLNVELGKKEVDMNEVKQKLLKHFETLFEAEIIKQKTEV